A single Vanacampus margaritifer isolate UIUO_Vmar chromosome 7, RoL_Vmar_1.0, whole genome shotgun sequence DNA region contains:
- the s1pr5b gene encoding sphingosine 1-phosphate receptor 5b produces MEASSPAHAGTSPTASTVQPSSTTLSSYGYLQFFWHYQDKSVIMEHYNYTGKLQGDRYRDGLRPEGIAFLVVCLLIVLENAVVLLAIWRNKKFHLPMYYLLGNLTLSDLLAGITYMANIIMSGPKTLQLTPLLWFLREGGVFITLAASVISLLAIAIERHVTMVTMRPYHGAKRGRMLALICASWALAAFLGVLPILGWNCIHRLDQCSTVLPLYAKSYILCCVSVFSAVLLAIVVLYARVFRIVRTNTQRQRVGLSSSMRKGLARKSQKYIALLKTVTIVLGVFIACWLPLFLLLLLDFFCPTRSCRLLFKADYFLGVAMVNSLLNPIIYTLTSKDMRRAILRLLCRPCLMTRDGQVKKIGMPFLECSFSKTEVPSQKLEAGMETTISSGNIVTNPSPIRTLYPKLFKP; encoded by the coding sequence ATGGAGGCTTCAAGTCCTGCCCACGCTGGGACTTCCCCAACTGCGTCCACCGTGCAGCCATCCTCCACCACCCTCTCTTCTTATGGCTACCTTCAGTTCTTTTGGCATTACCAGGACAAGTCCGTCATCATGGAGCATTACAACTACACGGGCAAGCTGCAGGGCGACCGTTACCGTGACGGCCTCCGACCCGAGGGCATCGCCTTCCTGGTGGTGTGTCTGCTCATCGTGTTGGAGAACGCCGTGGTTCTGCTGGCTATCTGGAGGAACAAGAAGTTCCACTTGCCCATGTATTACCTCCTGGGAAACCTGACTCTGTCGGACCTCCTGGCCGGGATTACCTACATGGCGAACATCATCATGTCCGGGCCGAAGACTTTGCAGCTGACGCCGTTGCTGTGGTTCCTCCGAGAGGGAGGAGTTTTCATCACCCTGGCCGCTTCCGTCATCAGTTTGCTGGCCATTGCGATTGAACGCCACGTAACCATGGTGACGATGAGGCCGTACCACGGGGCAAAGCGGGGGCGGATGTTGGCGCTGATTTGCGCCAGCTGGGCCCTCGCCGCCTTTTTGGGCGTCCTCCCAATCCTGGGCTGGAACTGCATCCACAGACTGGACCAGTGCTCCACCGTGCTTCCTCTTTACGCCAAGAGCTACATCCTATGCTGCGTGTCGGTCTTTAGCGCCGTCCTCCTCGCCATCGTGGTCCTCTACGCCCGAGTTTTCCGTATCGTCCGCACCAATACGCAGCGCCAGCGGGTGGGATTGTCCAGCAGCATGAGGAAGGGCTTGGCCAGGAAGTCCCAAAAGTACATCGCCCTCCTCAAGACGGTCACCATCGTGTTGGGCGTCTTCATCGCCTGTTGGTTGCCGCTCTTTCTGCTCCTCCTCCTGGATTTCTTCTGCCCGACACGCAGCTGCCGCCTCCTCTTCAAGGCCGATTACTTCCTGGGAGTCGCCATGGTCAACTCGCTCCTCAACCCGATCATCTACACCCTGACCAGTAAGGACATGAGGAGGGCCATTTTGAGGCTGCTCTGCCGGCCGTGTCTCATGACCCGGGACGGCCAGGTGAAGAAGATCGGCATGCCGTTTCTGGAGTGCAGCTTCAGTAAGACGGAGGTGCCCTCCCAGAAGTTGGAGGCGGGGATGGAGACAACCATCTCCTCTGGGAACATCGTCACCAACCCGTCGCCTATCAGGACTCTCTATCCTAAACTCTTCAAGCCTTAA